A portion of the Bacteroidales bacterium genome contains these proteins:
- the yajC gene encoding preprotein translocase subunit YajC — translation MLNFVLLMQGTEGSEGGGASFLIMILLMIVVFYFFMIRPQARKAKEQKKFRENLKKGDKIITIGGIHGRILEVKETTLIIQTEGEGRLRIEKSAAAVDSSSQLDEQTAIQQK, via the coding sequence ATGTTGAATTTTGTTCTTCTGATGCAGGGCACCGAAGGCTCCGAAGGAGGTGGAGCATCATTTCTCATCATGATCCTGCTAATGATCGTAGTTTTTTACTTTTTCATGATCAGGCCACAGGCACGCAAAGCCAAAGAACAGAAAAAGTTCCGTGAAAACCTGAAAAAAGGGGATAAGATCATCACTATTGGAGGTATTCATGGAAGGATTTTAGAAGTGAAAGAAACTACACTGATCATCCAGACTGAAGGTGAGGGCCGCTTGCGGATTGAGAAGAGCGCCGCTGCTGTAGACAGCAGCTCACAACTTGACGAGCAGACTGCTATTCAGCAGAAGTAG
- a CDS encoding dephospho-CoA kinase — protein MMLKVGLTGNIGSGKSMVSSIFRMLSIPVFDADLESKNILTTEKVKQQIRSFFGSEIFDSGEINRKMLAAVVFKDKERLKQLTNIIHPAVRNAFEIWMAQQKDSPYLIYEAAILIETGFHKQLDQIIMVSADKELRISRVMKRDNSTRTQVIQRMANQWEEERKIPYADYMIQNNEDDLLIPQVIDIHKRIIAG, from the coding sequence ATGATGTTAAAAGTTGGATTAACAGGAAATATTGGAAGTGGTAAATCAATGGTGTCCAGCATCTTCAGGATGCTTTCAATTCCTGTTTTTGATGCTGATTTGGAATCTAAAAATATCCTGACAACTGAAAAGGTGAAACAGCAAATCCGCTCCTTTTTCGGCTCCGAGATTTTTGATTCAGGTGAAATTAACCGGAAGATGCTGGCAGCAGTCGTTTTCAAAGATAAAGAACGGCTAAAGCAACTCACCAACATCATTCATCCTGCTGTCAGAAATGCCTTCGAAATCTGGATGGCACAGCAAAAAGATTCTCCCTATCTGATCTATGAGGCAGCAATCCTCATCGAAACCGGGTTTCATAAGCAACTCGATCAAATCATTATGGTGTCAGCGGACAAAGAACTAAGGATTAGCAGAGTGATGAAGCGTGACAATTCAACCAGAACCCAGGTTATTCAACGAATGGCCAACCAGTGGGAAGAAGAAAGGAAGATCCCTTACGCCGATTACATGATTCAGAACAATGAGGATGATTTATTGATCCCACAGGTGATTGATATTCACAAACGAATTATCGCGGGCTAA
- a CDS encoding DUF1573 domain-containing protein: MRLLFFFIFLLSINVACNQRSVDHLPPDLVNNPKSASDKVSGNSGPVISFEKDTHDFGRIILGEKVTYSFKFTNTGQSELIISNVSSSCGCTVPTFTKTPIKVGEKGIISVAFDSENRKGFQHKTITVMTNTIPNTTTLNIKAMVVTPEKN, encoded by the coding sequence ATGAGATTATTATTTTTTTTCATTTTCCTGTTAAGTATTAATGTTGCATGTAACCAAAGGAGTGTTGATCATCTTCCGCCTGACCTGGTGAATAACCCAAAATCTGCCTCGGATAAGGTATCTGGGAACAGCGGACCGGTAATTTCCTTTGAAAAGGATACCCATGATTTCGGAAGGATAATCCTTGGCGAAAAGGTAACCTACTCTTTTAAATTTACCAATACAGGTCAGTCCGAACTAATCATTTCCAATGTCAGTTCAAGTTGTGGTTGCACTGTTCCTACATTTACTAAAACTCCGATAAAAGTAGGTGAAAAAGGTATTATATCTGTTGCTTTTGACAGTGAAAACAGAAAAGGGTTTCAGCATAAGACCATTACTGTGATGACAAACACAATTCCAAATACAACAACTTTGAACATCAAAGCGATGGTGGTTACTCCTGAAAAAAATTAA